The following coding sequences are from one Procambarus clarkii isolate CNS0578487 chromosome 86, FALCON_Pclarkii_2.0, whole genome shotgun sequence window:
- the LOC138358754 gene encoding collagen alpha-1(I) chain-like, translating to MVHKKGGNRRKLTTQMSQRDIQRISSVSIQGAPEGCPRDTGCPRRVSQQHRGPQQHRGPQQHRGAPAAPRGPSSTEGPSSTEGPSNTKGPSNTEGPQQHRGPQQHRGPQQHRGPQQHRGPQQHRGPQQHRGPQQHRGPQQHRGPQQHRGAPATPRGPSNTEGPSNTEGPSSTEGPSSTEGPSNTEGPQQHRGAPATPRGPSNTEGPSNTEGPSSTKGPQQHRGAPATPRAPAAPRAPAAPRGPAALRAPATPRGPSSTEGPSNTEGPQQHRGPQQHRGPQQHQGAPATPRGPSNTEGPSSTEGPSSTEGPSSTEGPSSTEGPSNTEGPQQHRGPQQHRGPQQHRGAPATPRGPSNTEGPQQRRGAPAAPRGPSSIEDPSSTEGPSSTEGPQQHRGAPATPRAPSSTEGPQQHRGAPATPRAPSSTEGPQQH from the exons ATGGTACACAAGAAAGGTGGCAATAGGCGGAAACTgactacccaaatgagccaaagagacattCAAAGAATTTCTTCGGTGTCA ATACAGGGCGCCCCAGAAGGGTGTCCCAGAGATACAGGGTGCCCCAGAAGGGTGTCCCAGCAACACCGAGGGCCCCAGCAGCACCGAGGGCCCCAGCAACACCGAGGGGCCCCAGCAGCACCGAGGGGCCCCAGCAGCACCGAGGGCCCCAGCAGCACCGAGGGCCCCAGCAACACCAAGGGCCCCAGCAACACCGAGGGGCCCCAGCAGCACCGAGGGCCCCAGCAGCACCGAGGGCCCCAGCAACACCGAGGGCCCCAGCAACACCGAGGGCCCCAGCAACACCGAGGGCCCCAGCAGCACCGAGGGCCCCAGCAGCACCGAGGGCCCCAGCAGCACCGAGGGCCCCAGCAACACCGAGGGGCCCCAGCAACACCGAGGGGCCCCAGCAACACCGAGGGCCCCAGCAACACCGAGGGCCCCAGCAGCACCGAGGGCCCCAGCAGCACCGAGGGCCCCAGCAACACCGAGGGGCCCCAGCAACACCGAGGGGCCCCAGCAACACCGAGGGGCCCCAGCAACACCGAGGGCCCCAGCAACACCGAGGGCCCCAGCAGCACCAAGGGGCCCCAGCAACACCGAGGGGCCCCAGCAACACCGAGGGCCCCAGCAGCACCGAGGGCCCCAGCAGCACCGAGGGGCCCAGCAGCACTGAGGGCCCCAGCAACACCGAGGGGCCCCAGCAGCACCGAGGGCCCCAGCAACACCGAGGGGCCCCAGCAACACCGAGGGCCCCAGCAACACCGAGGGCCCCAGCAGCACCAAGGGGCCCCAGCAACACCGAGGGGCCCCAGCAACACCGAGGGCCCCAGCAGCACCGAGGGCCCCAGCAGCACCGAGGGCCCCAGCAGCACCGAGGGGCCCAGCAGCACTGAGGGCCCCAGCAACACCGAGGGGCCCCAGCAACACCGAGGGCCCCAGCAACACCGAGGGCCCCAGCAGCACCGAGGGGCCCCAGCAACACCGAGGGGCCCCAGCAACACCGAGGGGCCCCAGCAGCGCCGAGGGGCCCCAGCAGCACCGAGGGGCCCCAGCAGCATCGAGGACCCCAGCAGCACCGAGGGCCCCAGCAGCACCGAGGGGCCCCAGCAACACCGAGGGGCCCCAGCAACACCGAGGGCCCCCAGCAGCACCGAGGGGCCCCAGCAACACCGAGGGGCCCCAGCAACACCGAGGGCCCCGAGCAGCACCGAGGGGCCCCAGCAGCACTGA